One Vicia villosa cultivar HV-30 ecotype Madison, WI linkage group LG5, Vvil1.0, whole genome shotgun sequence genomic window, ATCATTGATTGTATCAAATAAAAGCAAGCGCATCTGCACCATGATTGATTGATATCGCTGgctggtgtaacacccttctaaaccccgcggcaatttaaataaataatcagagtaaaaacatacacacaagggtgccacaattatttaaaataaatgaaccaatcatggtcaaagtcatgcttcattaggaaacggttcaccaaaacataatcatgtttattacagcggaatacgaaacatcatcaaatacaaccaaacagAAATATAATCCAGCACCAAATAAAATGgaataatctcataaaactctaaaactatcgttccccaaggttacagatcagagcatgatcgACACGACCCaatataaacggataaactctacgagtcatcctcaccaagcactaatgccgctactcctcaatctgaaaatgacaacatgtaagggtgagtctcattctcaattagtaaatattatgcaattcataaataacaagcatcataatataccgttcacccaattatacatattgagattcacacaataatagattacaacacataacacagaaatccatacaatcatgttatgacaaaatgcatatgacacaaccgacactatgcatgtggtaccaataaatcgtggaatcaatccacctaaccgatctacgcctcatcgagatacgacccaccgacacaatttccgcacaatgggaaatatgtccaccaacgatccaaacatcaccgggatccaacatcaattgcatatgaatgaatgaaacacacataacatacttaaaaacatcatcgaatcacgatgaacaattcatctcaacaccacatcaccgaataagtatgtacatgttttcaacatcattcaaatagtcatgcattcatcacaatcataataataatcacaacccattcatcatcacatcaaacacattgtcacagccatctcatatgcacacaatgttcaattctcatcaagtaattaaatcgagttttaaagaaataaagtcggctactgcccatattcatcatctatcatataaaacatttaatttcttgcacaacgctcaaaacggcactaagaaatgattcacggatcaaaagatacgttattttaaagttttagaaaattctcGCTCAGCAtggttcgctcagcgaagcaaggcagaagcgaaatccttcagacctccgctcagcggaccactagcgacgtccaacagaagcgaactacgttgggacctccgctcagcggacctgcgatttcagcaaaccccaagtctgcgacagaccttacgatttcacacccttttcacccaaaaacgattccagacatcacatacaggcatataatcatcatatattcgattatacaccacaaaacatcatttaaacgcattattaaccaaatagttcacacaattatcatcaattcaagccaattataacaacctaacctaacaaccccaatgtctaattgaatcaaaccatacatcaatctacctattacctaagaccacataagagatactaaaaggaagagtccccccttacctcgatgaatctcttgaatactttccttccggttccacgttcttgcctctttctcttctcttgccctttttcacgtgttcttcctttctccccaaatggttcctttttttcttattttatgaaaaataaaaataaaataaattaaccacaacttagtaaaaggcctaactaattagcacccctcttttactaacagcaccataagcccaatagctttactccatcattttccaattaaattcaattaaaatactaaaattccacttatttaatttaaatccaaatcaaattaataaactgaaattatggggtgttacagctgGCACCCCCAGTTAAACAAGGAACACCTAGTAGCTGACTCATCAGGCGAGAGTCATCGTAAATAGACGCTCCTTTAGCATAGGGACTCGCGTACTACTAAAAGCATATTTCGTAGAGGGACTCTCCCCTCGCCAAGGGACTCGCCCAGCGAATATAACCGCCCTTAATTAAGAGATTCATTAATGTGGCCAGGGGAACACTCAAGAAAAGGTAAAGGAGTTTTAGACATTTTTCCCTTAAGAAAAGATATCGTGCTTAAGAAactatgtagtgttatatttgtagGGGTCCTGAAATAAGGCGCCCTTGCCTAACAATTTTTCCACCCAAAAGGAATATGTGAGACTCACCCATAGGCATCCACAACGCGGGAGTCAAGGAAGAGAGAGTTTCCATTGAATCCTAGAAGATAGGTGGTCAATAACTTCCCCTAGTAAGAAGGGAGCGGTTAACTCCATGAAATAGGACAAAACCTTAGGCTCAAATGGGCCTCTATAAATATCTCTTACCCAAAGGGGGGGGAAACTCGAAGTCATACACACTCTATAATCTAAAGAGCACCATGTTCATCATAACCTTAATTCATGACGAATCTAACCGTCCGTCTGTAACCAAGTAACGCCGACCACTAACACGacctctcacctcacgtgagttGGTCCCCTAAATAGCCTTTAAACACCACCACACAAGGATTCTTTCCGCCGTGAGCAAGCTCACCACCAAAATATATTATACACCTACTAAGGCCCCTAAGTCTCTCTATCCTTATAGGAGGAACACACAAATATGTACTTTTTGACCGATACCTAAACAGTCTCATTAACAAACACTGCACCATTAACAAAAAGACGACCTTTGGTAAAAGCATAACGATTAGGAGAAATAGTCTTATTCATCACAGTGGCAAGTCTAAAAGCCGACACCTTAACTAACAATGTGTAAAAGCAACCAATCAAGGAAATAAGTATGAAGTCACGAAGAGAGACAATAGGTTCCATCTTAGGGATCAAGAATATTTCTTAGGAGGTGTATTGGAAAAATCTCAAGTTCTATATTGACACCCTTCACTTAAAATTTTTATAAggttgagttaggtcaaactctaactCTAACATGTTATCAAAGCCTATCGATTGGACCATTGACCATCCACTATTTATATTCACGCACCAATGCATAAAGAGTGTTAGGCATTAGAAGATGTATTGGAAAAACCTCAAGTCTCACATTAATTAGAGATAGATACTTGAAAAATTTTAGAGATAATagttattttgccccctgccatatgagcgaggtttgaaaaactccTGTAAAAAAAGTTTGGATTCCCCTAACATATGAAGATTCCCCTGTTTTGCCCCTTCAAGAAATTCAATCATAAGAATTATAGACGTGAcaaccttttttttaaaattatttttaatgacgtgacagacttagttggaattttttattttttaaattatttttaatgacgtggcagacttagttggaatttttctattttttaaattatttttaatgacatggcagacttagttggaatttttctattttcgatttatttttaatgacgtggcagacttagttggattttttatttcttttaattccatgtgacatgttttattattattttattatttggttGTTTTAAACACATAATCTAGTAATTACAAGAGGGCACCACCAACCACTAGGCTATTTGTTTCTGTTGTATTAATTCTTGTATTAAgtgtatatattataataatttttaaaagggttaaataagtttttggtccctataaatattgcagttttcatttttagtccctccctgcctttaTGCAACGGTTTTTGCAAAAAAATCATTGCCAAAACTagctaaaaccgttgccaaaacgtcaggagggactaaaaatgaaactgcaatatttatagggatcaaaaacttatttaaccctttttaaAAATATGAGAATCTTCGTATGTTAAGGGGCGAATCCAAACTTCTTCGTTTTACAAGtcggttttataaaaaaaacaattagttGATATTCTATTACAAAgtcagaattttttttaaaatttaaatttaaattaaacccATCTTGAGTATGGATTCTTATTCCCCTCTAATTAAGCCACCACGAGATTCATTTCTGAAATGCCAAGCTTACCACATATATAGTTTATATGGCAACTTTTTTATACACTACTTCAAATAGTAATTAAATTTATAGTACAGTATTTTTcatgttattttatatttaaccGCTAGTTCAACTacaaattttatcaaacactataAAATCAATCAACTTTAAGTTCACTCAATATATTTATTATCCGCTAGATATATTTTTTCAAACTGAATTATAGTATATATTTACAAGAAAATACATCATTAATCAAGGTTTTATGCACTTTAAAAGAAACTTAAGAAAATACATCATTATTATATTCagatttttttttcttgtgaTAAACTAGTTTTGGATATTATAAAGTATGTATCAAAGATTTTGAACCATCAATCAACTTAGCGCCTTAATTAGGATTTGCAAAACAGTGATGCAACTCTTTTTAATATTGAACAAGATCATGATCCATAGTACTTTTGTCACACTATTACACAAACAActtttttattttctcatttttatCTAACAAAGACATTTTCACAGGTAAAAACATTATTGATTCTCTGCATGATACTTTATGGCAAATTTTTCCAACGGCTGAAATCATTTATTTCCCCCACGCTTTGCTTCTTTGAGGAAGGATGCACTCTTGGTGATCTCACGCAATGGCTTGTTAGTGTGCCTAACAAGGTTGTAAACCCATGCTCCTGCAATCGCTCCCAAAATCGGCGAAATTATAAATATCCATATTCCTCTGTATTCGTTGTGTACAAAAGCAGGTCCTAGACTTCTAACCGGATTCATTGATGCTCCTGTTATCGGCctgtcaaataaataaataagtgttCTCGCCAAatagaaataaataattttgcattttgttaagTTTTTCGGTTGGGCTAAGTAGAAGCATACCCAGCAATCAACACATTAAGCAATAATGTAGATCCAACTGCAATTCCAGCCAACTCACCAATCTACAAAACGTACAATATAGTTCAGATACATCAGTTGTTTAATGAAtaagaaaaatcaattttacaaaGAAAGTATATAGATGTTTGGTGAGTTTACCGCTCTATTATCGGTTGCAACCGCGGAAATGGTAAACATAAGGTGAAATGTGACAATAAATTCAAGGACAAAAGCTTGAAAGTTAGAGCCAGTTGCAAGTGTTCCTGAAAACTGATCATGTGTGCCACTGAATATTAGTTTTAGAGTCCCACTTGCTAGTGTACCCCCCAGGAGTTGAGCCAGTATATAAGCTGGTACCTATAACAATTATGTAAGAGATAATTAATAATTGCATATAACATGGAAATTctcatttaatttttacaaaaataagTTGGTGTGAGAAGGACAGAGAAATTAAATTCTGACTTGATAGTTTTGTATTGGTCAAAAACTTAAGAATGAGACAGTTGAGCCAGTTTAATGAGTCTTAATGTCTTGTGGGCCTCAAGATACCAATAATTCAAAAAATTCACAATTGTGGGCTTTAGAATTTAATTCTCATGTCAACGTTCATCTTAACAATATGGTTTTCTACAAATTGAAATAGAATTTGCAAATATCttataaaatagtttttattataaatttattatcaaatataatattatgtttaaatatacattatatttatttgttacaatttaagttttatatatatatatatatatatatatatatatatatatatatatatatatatatatatatataaacttaaaTTGTAACAAATAAATATAATGTATATTTAAACATAATTTAAACGGTTAAAATAGATATCATGTAATCCGTAAAActtaatttaattgaaaaatattaatattattaaatcgAACAATTTGTTTAAAGTTTGAAACTAAAGCTCAGAAGTTTTTTAATAGTTattgtcaatatatttttttttatagaaatgacAATGACAAGTGCTCCTAAAAAATTAATCTCTCAAATCAGAAAGAATCACAGTATGAGTAATAAagtttttctaaaaaattaaCAATATTTCATATTCATAGATATGTTCGAATTCAgaatttttgattaaattgaAAGAAGATATTCTTATATGGTCATATCCAAATGTtcttgaaattaaataaatatcatatagTATGTTTTAAACATCTAAATCATGAGTAATGACgataaaaatattgataaattatGTTTTGTAGATGTTTAAtaaattgtaatatttttttatattggttAACAATCCACTTTAACCACTTTAATCATAACTAGACCACTTAACCATTGAAACTGTTATAAAATTTGTCTGTCAATATTATTTCTAGATTGAGAAATTTTATACTTACACCAACACCATATATAAATACGGTTACatggaaaaaaaaattttaataattttttcttgTCTCGATTTTTGTGTTGGAgttaaaatgttttgaaaaaaaataaggtgtagATATTTTCAGTGTAAACATAGCACACCTTCTAAATTATAGAATCAAAATTATATAGAGTAAAAAGCTTGTGTATTTTGTTGACCTGTATCAGTGGAAACCTCCTTGTAGTAGCAAAAGCAATGGTAACAGCAGGATTGAAATGAGCTCCAGATATATGaccaagagaataaatcaacaccAACAAAGTGAGTCCCCAAACAATCGCAATCCCAGGAAGTGTAACAACGTTGTCATGGTTTTTGTTCACTATAATCGAAGCACATCCCGCAAATATCAAGAAATATGTTCCAACAACCTCTGCTATTAACTGTCAACAAACAAACATAACCATAAATTAGTTGAGAAAGAAACTTTGTAATATCCATGCATATTCTATGAAATCAAGTATGATacagtttgaaaagaagaaagataatGAAACAGACACCTTTTGCAAGAAAGGAACATAGGAGTCTTGAGATTCTTGGGAAGAATCTTTGTTTACATCTAAAACAGTATCATTGTTTTCAATATCATTAGTTTCAACTCTTGCTGAATTATCATTAGCCATAAGTGATGATAAGTGACAGAGAAGAAAGAAACTATAGAGATGAGAAACAAATGACTGAAAATTCTGTATTATGACTTGTCTCCTCCACTTCAAATAAACGACTTCAATTTATAGACAGACAGTTAGGCCCCAAAAGTTCATGAGCCGACAAATTAGTTTTAAATTCTCAACCAGTAAAAAAagagagtatatatatatatatatatatatatatatatatatatatatatatatatatatatatatatatatatatatatatatatatatatatatatatatatatatatatatatatatatatatatatatatatatatatatatatatatatatatatatatatatatatatatatatatatatataatttttgtaaaaaatttaatattctaaataacaaattttttttattccaaATAATAAATAGAAGAATAATCTTTAGGTCAGATAATACTATGTCTTTGATTTGTTGGCTGGTGTCAATTTTTGAATTTAAAACTTATAAATTtgtttgataatcattttttatgagtttataGTTTAGTTTatcattttacttttttattatatttgaaaataattaattaattaaaaatatatttttatataatttcatatttttcaattaGTTCAAGTGTTAATTCTACCCATCATTATATATTTGATCTGCTAACTTATTTGATGTAACTAACTCATCAATTATATGTTATAAACTCATAATATCAATTAGTTTTTTCAGATATATTATactcttttctaaaaaaaaaacttatatattTGCATACCTCAAAATTCATGTTATAAAAAAGTTTTTTTCTTATCTGTGAATCAAAACacctttcaatattttttttttattaagaaacTCTTGTACTAATATACATTTTCTAACATGGTCTCTTATCATTTTCTACCATTCTTTCCATTCCGGATCACTTTTTACGGTTTAATTCGGTAGTATGTAGGCGGGATAgaaataatttttgtaatataaTTATTTGGTTGTCAGTTGCTCGCGCTATTTGGTTAGTAAGAAACAATATCTTGTTCAATGGAGGGGTGAGCTTTTTCGGGTGAGCTTCAATTATCTGTAATTTCTTGGATGGTTAATCTCTTATAGGTGCTGCTGTAAATCGTTTTTTCCTCTGTAATCGAATTGAGTACTCCTAGTACTCGTTTCAATATAAATTTGTtacttatataaaaaaaaattagatgaaATTTATATAGAACTGCAAAAAAAAATTTGTACAATCCACATGATTTATAGAATTTAACtttaaaataatagaatatacttAAATTTCAACTATGTGAAAAAAGTGGGTTATAAATCTTCAAACCATATTGCTAAccctcattttatttatttatattacatACGATATTAGATAATTAGACAATGATTAAAATATGCTTATTAGAAGTTCCCTAAATCTGCCGAAAAGGAATATACGATTTTGCCAAAAATAATATAAAGAATAAATGGAAAGAAGAGAAAGGAGGTTTTGTCTTTATGTAGTTTTGAATATCAAATTTCACAAGTCtttctataattatttttatataaaatttccaTAGTTCGTTGTTGACAAAACCAAAGAACAAATTATGAATTTTCAATTTTTCGATAACTATCATTCAATTAATACCTGTTGGAGAAATGACAAATGGACCATTTCAATTTTTCAAGTGTTAATAAATTTAGTTCTGAGAATGCATTAAAATCTCAACTAACTATCTTCAAGACAGATAAATGAAAGCATCACTTTTCTTCGTTTTGTTTTTTTGGCAGTTTACTTTTCTTTCGAGGCTAATTGGCGGGTATATTGAGACTAGGCCTCGTCTTCACTTTCATACAACAGACGTGTAATATTCATattcattatattttttaatattttattaattattcagTAAAAtgttgtttgtttaatacacCTAAGAAAGATAATTAATATTTCTTTCAAGATGTTTCTAACATTTTACACGATTTAAGAAAGACAATTAATTTTATACGGGAAATAGAAATTATGATAGTTATCAATTTATCATGTTGTAACAAACTCTTCTTATGATAGTAATTCTGTTGTAACAAACTCGTATTAGGCATTTGTTAGGACTCATTGTGTAATTAGTTCTTCTCACCAATAATAAATTGGAAATACTTTCACATGTCAATTAGTAATATGGTATAGCTAGAGTAGTGATTAACATCACTTcaacatttttcatttttcatttttattctttaaactttatttctttcttttctctttcactTTGTTTTCTAGAGTTTTAAAAccctaaattttttaatatttgatttcatCTTCACAACAATAGAGGAGCCTTTTCGTAGAGATCTAATAACAttaatgtgagatattggatcgaactttaGTATGGTCGAATGATAGTTTTTTTGGTTTGACAATTCGACAGGATCTTTGCATGTTGACGAAGTCTGTTCACATGTTGTAGTTGAAGTACTGCAATGTTGTAGTCGAATTATATTCGGGTATGCAATATTCGAAATGTTAGAATTGTTGCCCaggtcacatgctcacttcaaagaaactctcttgtatggaagagagtcaacgacctttgaagaagtttaatcaaccttgtattctaaggattggaacgaacgaaaggagcacaaGCCATCTTTGATTGGTGAAGGCCTGTCGGTTAAGGCGAAATTCACAAAGAGAGATGGCACATTCAACAAGAAAAAGGGTAAAAGTCAGCATAAATCTTACAGTGGCGatgcatctggtattcgatgttatcattgtaagaaggagggtcatacAAAAAAGTATGCCTTGAACacttgaaagatcatggaggtaaggataatgtcaacgcaaccattgttcaagatgattctGACTCacctgatgttcttgtggtttcaagtagCGACTCAAGTGaagagtggattatggatccAGGTTTCACTTggcatgtaacaccccatttctatccggtaattataataaaaatcagagtataaaaattccaaCCAACACATGGGATATCACATTTGCAGCTTAATAACAACGACATAAATGCATTCAatacagatacataacacttttaAATGGATGAACTCATATTCAACCTGTTTAgtctttaaaaaataaatcaactTTAATTAACCACGCAGCGGATTCACAACATTAAActtcaaatcaaataccctaATATGTTGTCCAATTTAAATCAACTCCAAGACATCAAGTCTTTCACTTCAAATAAACATAGCATCTTACTTTGACATAAAACAACTTTAAAAATAACAAGTCTTAAGGAAAACAACTCAAAAATTCAGCAATGGAAACAAATCAACAATAAGGAAAAACATGTGtttgtccccccgagtgctacgtatcagatcGACAACACCAAATTAAACTAATGAAGGTCAAAGCAATCCTTcttgattacctgcacgttaccaacagagggcaacattcaaacataaggggtgaaaTATCGAACTATATAATCaagtgtatgataaacaatatattagaatttgagTATATAAAATCACCACTTCATACGAACAAATACTTCAATCTTCATAACTCATCAACACAACAACTTAAATATGTGACTTAAAATGCAACTCAATACAATGCACCTGCATGTGGTACCagtggagcagaactcccaacttaaaactGCCAGTTAATAGaagcatcaacaaggcataagccttcaacttaattTGCCAATCCATAACAACTTACCGAGTATCGGCTCCTACTTGATATGCGATGTATGCGACACAATTATGAATTTCACAACCACAACAACGATAATAATTCAGCAAGAAACACAACAACTTAACGACATTGACCATAAAGCCTATAAATTCATTTTTGGTACAAAATCTTattaaaaacaattataattCTGCTACAAAATCTTGTCTCAGCCATTATTCTTACTGTCACAAAATAATTCTGCTGCTAAACCAATTTTCCTGTCACTCTATCCAAACTATAATACCagctaaattataaatatatatatatatatatatatatccttctGCTATTTTATTTAAACCTATTACCAATTTATTTCCTGCTACTGATATACTACTTCTGCCAAGCATACACTACTCTGTTATTTATCACTACTGAACAGTGTCTCTGTTAACTATTATTGCTGAAATAATTATACCAATCACTCAATTGTTCACTTTCTAAACCATactaagtgtaatacggtgaactgacttttataatcgaaaatatcgcggttaagcaagagtcgccaccgacttttattttttccaaatatcggaaaggctaaaagaacaggaaaaaccttttaaataaaatagggttcggggggtaattatgcaaagggaaggtgtaaggcaccctttgcatccatggttttccatgggctcttaattgctttgcttgttttttgaaaagaaatgtagaagaagaaagcggactttagctcgtaaatgagcgtagccattttgaagatttatgagaaagaatatgaaagatttttagagcaaggcaaagcaattaggggcaattaccttatagttttgaaaaaggagttcttttagcctttcagggtgaaagggtctatccttgccataagagggcaggaagcctttcgtttggaggtagaagggtcatcgaattatcattcgctcaaagactgacccatgccatggagaggcaggtagtctaagaggaaggatcagaatagcctttcgtaggcaactagaagatacctcagccttttccgtaggcaactttcgagggtcgaggtcatgttagtgtatcgaaggcagcatcattagggaccatgacctttaatcgaggcaacatggctgaggtatcctcgtattcgagggactggctattctgcacaaaatacaaggcaacaaggcaacaggcaacaaggcaacagaggggttacccaaaagcgtgtgtgtgtgcatcaatcacgtgatcatattcgaatatattatcttgtaattaattatcttgtaattaatgatTTTACGTTCAAttcgaggttacactccctagattactaaccacgtatttaaataatataaccaaagcACATATGGGGGAGGGAagttgtaaccagcggatccctgaatagggtttgacataagtaataataaacaaagaaaaaatatctaggttagggttttagggttaccaatgacgtagctttggcaattatcgaaccctgaaaaggcaaacaaaataaaaatggggtgagtgtatggctaatccagaggcgaacatctctaaccctaaaataagaaggtcgagacaataaATTGAGATGAGTAAATAAATGAAAGgtacttagctttttgcatttgatctgatatggttagtggTCGGAGGAAAACCTCGGAGGTAAACCtaaaaaggcaaaggcagaagagagcgggtgaatgtatgcacagttcagaaatataagggcaaaccctaaaatcaaaaggaagccaaataggcttttaaaataaattaaatacttaaaaaataaatcaaatacttagctttgtgaagtgtgtgacgcgtagtcggaaggaatcatgttgctaaccctgaaaaaggcaaggcaaaagaaagatgaaggcgaaacaaatcCTAATTTTAAAGGTCaaccaaatagaatttaaattgACTTGAATAGAATACTTAACTTCGTGTTTTGGAATGGGCGCGTAGTCGAAGCTTTTGAAAGATaatcctgaaaaggcaaggcaaagAAAACATTTTTAGTGTAGGCACGTTCTAAGACAAAACCCGTAAACCCTAATCAAGGCACAAATTACCTCggttaataaaataacaaattaattGAAATGATACCAAAGTTAtggagaaaaatcgagagttcgactcaatatatattaatttaaataattattggatataATCCTAATTACTTAAtcgataaaaagaaaataatattgaattttaaatgataataataaaacaattatgaaAAACAGTGAAAactcgaactttcgataaaataactgtaattattataaagaaaattaagttataaatataaaagtaaatgcataaataaaatagtaaaaaaaagaaaaaacaaataagtaaaacaatttatagaattaaaataaaaggattAGAAAAAACTTAGCTGGCTGATCTGGTGTGGTGAGTCTGTAAGGTTCATGGTACACCAGCGCATCTTGGATTGTTGGATCAATCTTGGAAGATGAT contains:
- the LOC131607877 gene encoding nodulin-26-like, translated to MANDNSARVETNDIENNDTVLDVNKDSSQESQDSYVPFLQKLIAEVVGTYFLIFAGCASIIVNKNHDNVVTLPGIAIVWGLTLLVLIYSLGHISGAHFNPAVTIAFATTRRFPLIQVPAYILAQLLGGTLASGTLKLIFSGTHDQFSGTLATGSNFQAFVLEFIVTFHLMFTISAVATDNRAIGELAGIAVGSTLLLNVLIAGPITGASMNPVRSLGPAFVHNEYRGIWIFIISPILGAIAGAWVYNLVRHTNKPLREITKSASFLKEAKRGGNK